One stretch of Streptomyces sp. NBC_00443 DNA includes these proteins:
- a CDS encoding ABC transporter permease — MRATLRWAHSDLRTHRGEALFLVLATAGIVVSLLLATALFGYATNPWQRVFTQAHGAHVWLHTGPSADTGKLAELDGVESVAGPYPTGSTTLSSQGTRATVELRGTPERPTVGRPLITSGHWLDPSNPDGVVLETRLARALLAAPGDTLTLPGTGTARTVTVLGIADSAEPRYRPGEQPGLVWAPPSAVPDPGGQVIGLRLTDPDDTDYAVQRAVTVLGAGAVSEVSTWKQGRAEAQGDNRLLGQVLGLFGLGALVAAGLAVHGAIGTRIRGHLRDISVLKAIGFTPGQVVRVFLLQHLAYALLGAVAAATLIQALGSHIPGRLGDAVGVWQGLPGHTVALFTVPVAAVLLIGATTGLAAWRAGRVPPVPVPRPAAPHGGRLSSVARQALGLRLPPALVLGWHRAFTRRLRSLATVARLALPLLLIVVAMSAWTTIERFDSSPEQIGLPTALTVHADSGLADRDTRTLLERDPQVTAAYPGVEVAALVPGQTATIALRGLGTREDPYPYALAEGRPAQGRDEAVAGQGLLDLLDVRVGDWVRMTVGDQPQILHIVGRSVEPENAGRVISTSLDTLRENDPGLGPTLYELRLRPGADPGEVADRLATTGHGRLDVHAVPNPADGLSALRGVVVGLIAVLALIGLIELLTAIGGAVREGERDLLALKAIGLSPRQITAITVTSTACTALAAVVVGTALGTPLAHWLIDAQGRSSGIGAGIAQGPSAALLVLFGTAAVAGAATLAALPASRAAHRRLADTLSAVT, encoded by the coding sequence ATGCGAGCCACCCTGCGCTGGGCACACTCCGATCTGCGCACGCATCGCGGCGAGGCGCTGTTCCTCGTGCTGGCCACGGCCGGGATCGTCGTGTCGCTATTGCTGGCCACGGCCCTGTTCGGCTACGCCACCAACCCCTGGCAGCGCGTCTTCACCCAGGCGCACGGCGCACATGTGTGGCTGCACACCGGGCCCTCGGCCGACACCGGGAAACTGGCCGAGCTCGACGGCGTCGAGTCCGTCGCGGGCCCCTACCCGACCGGTTCCACCACCCTGTCCTCCCAGGGGACCCGTGCCACCGTCGAACTGCGCGGCACCCCCGAGCGCCCCACCGTCGGCCGCCCCCTGATCACCTCCGGCCACTGGCTGGACCCCTCGAACCCCGATGGCGTCGTCCTGGAGACCCGCCTCGCCCGCGCCCTTCTCGCCGCCCCAGGCGACACCCTCACCCTGCCCGGCACCGGCACCGCCCGGACCGTGACCGTCCTCGGCATCGCCGACAGCGCCGAGCCGCGCTACCGCCCGGGCGAGCAGCCGGGCCTCGTCTGGGCGCCGCCGTCCGCCGTCCCCGACCCGGGCGGTCAGGTGATCGGGCTGCGCCTGACGGACCCCGACGACACGGACTACGCCGTCCAGCGCGCCGTGACCGTGCTGGGCGCCGGCGCGGTCAGCGAGGTCTCCACCTGGAAGCAGGGGCGCGCCGAGGCGCAGGGCGACAACCGGCTGCTCGGGCAGGTGCTGGGCCTGTTCGGGCTGGGCGCGCTGGTCGCCGCCGGGCTCGCCGTCCACGGGGCGATCGGCACCCGCATCCGCGGTCATCTGCGGGACATCTCCGTGCTGAAGGCGATCGGCTTCACACCGGGCCAGGTGGTCCGCGTCTTCCTGCTGCAGCACCTCGCCTACGCGCTGCTGGGTGCCGTCGCCGCCGCGACCCTCATCCAGGCCCTGGGCAGCCACATCCCGGGCCGGCTCGGGGACGCGGTCGGGGTGTGGCAGGGGCTGCCCGGGCACACCGTTGCGCTGTTCACGGTTCCCGTGGCGGCGGTGCTGCTCATCGGCGCGACCACCGGGCTCGCGGCCTGGCGGGCGGGGCGCGTGCCCCCGGTGCCGGTGCCACGGCCGGCGGCACCGCACGGCGGGCGGCTGTCGAGTGTGGCCCGGCAGGCGCTCGGGCTGCGGCTGCCGCCCGCGCTGGTGCTGGGCTGGCACAGGGCGTTCACGCGTCGCCTGAGATCCCTGGCGACGGTCGCCCGGCTCGCGCTGCCGCTGCTGCTGATCGTGGTGGCGATGAGCGCGTGGACCACGATCGAGCGCTTCGACAGCAGCCCCGAGCAGATCGGCCTGCCGACCGCCCTGACCGTCCACGCCGACTCCGGCCTGGCCGACCGGGACACCCGCACCCTGCTGGAACGCGACCCGCAGGTCACCGCCGCCTACCCCGGCGTCGAGGTGGCAGCCCTGGTCCCGGGCCAGACAGCCACGATCGCCCTGCGCGGCCTCGGCACCCGCGAGGACCCCTACCCGTACGCCCTGGCCGAGGGCCGCCCGGCGCAGGGCCGCGACGAGGCGGTGGCCGGGCAGGGGCTGCTGGATCTGCTGGACGTGCGGGTCGGAGACTGGGTCCGGATGACCGTCGGGGACCAGCCGCAGATCCTGCACATCGTGGGCCGCAGTGTCGAGCCGGAGAACGCCGGCCGGGTCATCTCCACCTCCCTCGACACCCTCCGCGAGAACGACCCCGGCCTCGGCCCCACCCTCTACGAGCTGCGGCTCCGCCCGGGCGCGGACCCCGGCGAGGTCGCCGACCGGCTGGCCACCACCGGGCACGGGCGCCTCGACGTACATGCCGTGCCGAACCCCGCCGACGGCCTCTCGGCCCTGCGCGGAGTCGTCGTCGGCCTGATCGCCGTGCTGGCCCTCATCGGGCTCATCGAGCTGCTGACCGCGATCGGCGGCGCCGTCCGCGAGGGCGAGCGCGACCTGCTGGCCCTCAAGGCCATCGGACTGTCCCCCCGGCAGATCACCGCGATCACCGTCACCTCCACGGCCTGCACCGCCCTGGCCGCGGTCGTCGTCGGCACGGCCCTGGGCACGCCCCTCGCGCACTGGCTGATCGACGCCCAGGGCAGATCGAGCGGCATCGGCGCCGGGATCGCCCAGGGTCCGTCCGCCGCCCTCCTGGTGCTGTTCGGCACGGCCGCAGTCGCCGGAGCGGCCACACTCGCCGCCCTCCCGGCCTCCCGCGCCGCCCACCGCCGGCTCGCCGACACACTGAGCGCGGTCACCTGA